One genomic region from Sphingobacterium multivorum encodes:
- a CDS encoding ROK family protein yields the protein MLQDNYVVGVDIGGTHISACIIDTKQWNIYLENVARNHVFSQGDAKTILQTWASAIRDIIATSPAPIQFIGIAMPGPFDYENGISKIQGQSKYDNLYNMDVKALLAEELGLPPTSIHFINDAAAFLQGEIFVQNLQTNKRILGITLGTGLGSAVWNQGEKAYDAALWNSPYEDCIFEEFLVTRWFIKRFKEVAGKDVTGLKDILDHHRETKEFQIIKDEYAKHLFDFMQFFAEKHAAEIFIVGGNIAKALPIFIGDRKEFERFQIYTAILGEKAAMIGAASIFN from the coding sequence ATGCTGCAAGATAATTATGTCGTAGGTGTTGATATTGGAGGCACACATATTTCTGCCTGTATCATTGACACAAAACAATGGAATATATACTTAGAAAACGTGGCCAGAAACCACGTTTTTTCTCAAGGAGATGCTAAAACGATTTTACAAACCTGGGCGTCAGCTATACGCGATATCATAGCCACCTCTCCGGCTCCTATTCAGTTCATCGGCATTGCTATGCCGGGACCCTTTGACTACGAAAATGGAATATCTAAGATACAGGGACAAAGCAAGTATGACAATCTGTACAACATGGATGTCAAAGCGCTTTTAGCTGAAGAGCTGGGACTTCCGCCTACGTCTATCCACTTTATCAATGACGCAGCAGCCTTCCTACAAGGTGAAATATTCGTACAGAACTTGCAAACAAACAAACGGATATTAGGAATTACGTTGGGTACTGGACTCGGATCTGCGGTATGGAATCAAGGTGAAAAAGCCTATGATGCCGCCCTATGGAACAGCCCTTACGAAGATTGTATTTTCGAAGAATTTCTTGTGACACGGTGGTTCATCAAACGTTTCAAAGAAGTAGCAGGAAAAGATGTTACGGGACTTAAAGATATTTTAGATCATCATCGGGAAACTAAGGAATTTCAAATCATCAAAGATGAATATGCTAAACATCTCTTTGATTTTATGCAGTTCTTTGCAGAGAAACATGCTGCTGAAATATTTATAGTCGGTGGCAATATTGCTAAGGCGCTACCTATTTTCATTGGTGACCGAAAAGAATTTGAAAGATTTCAAATTTATACAGCAATACTTGGCGAAAAAGCCGCTATGATTGGCGCTGCGAGTATATTCAATTAA
- a CDS encoding alpha-ketoacid dehydrogenase subunit alpha/beta — protein sequence MFDTAFDQNNESISTLSFDEFKKIIVNDYRTALESRYVSLLGRKEVLTGKAKFGIFGDGKELAQIAMAKVFRNGDWRSGYYRDQTFIFASGISDVYHFFSQLYAHPDVEADPSSAGRQMNCHFATRVVDDQGNWLDQMVQKNSFSDISTTGGQMARLLGLGLASKLYKQNRNLDYLSYFSNKGNEVAFCTIGNAATSEGVFFEVINAVGVHQIPTVISIWDDGYGISVPNEIQTTKGDISEVLKGFQKEDLTNGIEIFKVRGWDYAGLCETYEQAARIAREKHIPCLIHVTELTQPQGHSSSGSHERYKSQERLQWETDFDCIAKMKEWIVSSGIATTEELDQLDQHAKDHVRQEQKRAWADYIKTLGIEAREAIDLLQGIPNERADFASKKLQSMVEPSLKEVYGQVRKVLHELKGQHSDGRQQLLNWYKEKQELNEKRYNSKLFTDGVDSPAHVTVVPAVYSEEAKVVDGREVLNLCFEQNFRRDERLLAFGEDVGKIGDVNQGFAGLQEKLGVHRVFDTGIRENSIIGKGLGLAIRGLRPIAEIQYLDYLIYGITVASDDLASLSYRTFAGQKAPLIIRTRGHRLEGIWHSGSPMSVILGSLRGLHVCVPRNMTQAAGMYNTLFRSDEPAIVVECLNGYRLKERLPENVGEFTVPIGYAECVKEGRDITVVSYGSTLRVVEEAAVELERLGIFIEIIDAQTLQPFDKGKLCAESLKKTNKLLIVDEDVPGGASAFILQEILEKQNGYYLLDSQPRTLTAKAHRPPYGSDGDYFSKPSSDDVVETVYAIMHEANPEKYPSMF from the coding sequence ATGTTTGATACTGCATTTGACCAAAACAATGAATCTATTTCCACTTTGAGCTTTGACGAGTTCAAAAAGATTATTGTGAATGATTATCGAACTGCCTTAGAAAGTCGTTACGTGAGTTTATTGGGACGTAAAGAAGTGCTTACAGGTAAGGCTAAGTTTGGTATTTTTGGCGATGGAAAAGAATTGGCACAAATCGCGATGGCTAAAGTTTTCAGAAATGGGGACTGGCGGTCGGGATATTACCGTGACCAAACATTTATATTTGCTTCTGGCATCAGTGATGTCTACCATTTTTTCTCTCAATTATATGCCCATCCCGATGTTGAGGCAGATCCTTCTTCTGCAGGAAGGCAAATGAACTGCCATTTTGCCACGCGTGTTGTGGACGACCAAGGTAACTGGTTGGATCAAATGGTTCAGAAAAACTCGTTTTCAGATATTTCGACCACTGGCGGTCAGATGGCCAGATTGCTGGGCTTGGGCCTGGCTTCTAAGTTGTATAAACAGAATAGAAATTTAGACTATCTATCTTATTTTTCAAATAAAGGAAATGAAGTTGCATTCTGCACTATCGGAAATGCAGCTACTTCTGAAGGCGTATTTTTTGAAGTCATTAACGCCGTAGGAGTTCACCAGATTCCGACAGTGATTTCCATTTGGGATGATGGGTATGGGATATCTGTGCCTAATGAAATTCAAACAACAAAAGGAGATATCTCCGAAGTCCTCAAAGGTTTTCAGAAGGAAGATCTGACAAACGGAATCGAGATATTCAAAGTGAGAGGATGGGATTATGCGGGCTTATGTGAAACCTACGAACAGGCCGCTCGTATTGCTCGCGAGAAACATATTCCATGTTTGATTCATGTGACCGAGTTGACGCAACCTCAAGGGCATTCTTCTTCAGGTTCACACGAGCGGTATAAATCGCAAGAAAGACTGCAATGGGAGACTGACTTCGATTGTATCGCGAAAATGAAAGAATGGATCGTAAGTTCTGGTATTGCTACCACAGAAGAATTGGATCAATTGGATCAACATGCTAAAGACCATGTTCGTCAAGAACAAAAACGAGCTTGGGCCGATTATATTAAAACGTTGGGCATCGAAGCTCGGGAAGCTATTGATTTACTTCAGGGTATTCCAAATGAGCGGGCTGATTTTGCGTCAAAGAAATTGCAATCGATGGTTGAGCCTTCTTTGAAAGAAGTTTATGGCCAGGTTCGCAAGGTATTGCATGAGCTTAAAGGTCAGCATAGCGATGGGCGCCAGCAATTATTAAATTGGTACAAAGAGAAGCAGGAACTGAATGAGAAACGGTATAATTCAAAATTATTTACAGATGGTGTAGATTCACCTGCTCATGTGACGGTCGTACCTGCCGTCTACAGTGAAGAAGCTAAAGTGGTCGACGGACGTGAGGTCTTGAATCTATGTTTTGAACAGAACTTCCGACGTGACGAACGATTATTGGCGTTTGGGGAGGATGTCGGTAAGATTGGGGATGTGAACCAAGGTTTTGCGGGTTTACAAGAAAAGCTGGGTGTGCATCGTGTATTTGATACTGGTATTCGGGAGAATTCAATTATAGGAAAAGGACTAGGTTTGGCAATCCGTGGACTTCGCCCAATTGCTGAGATTCAATACCTGGATTACTTAATTTATGGCATTACAGTAGCAAGTGATGATTTGGCAAGTTTGAGTTATCGCACCTTTGCAGGTCAGAAAGCACCATTAATTATTCGTACACGTGGCCATCGATTGGAAGGTATATGGCATTCCGGATCGCCCATGTCGGTAATTTTAGGATCTTTGAGAGGTCTGCATGTATGTGTGCCGCGTAATATGACCCAGGCAGCAGGTATGTACAATACGTTGTTCCGCTCTGACGAACCTGCTATCGTTGTCGAATGTCTGAATGGGTATCGTCTAAAAGAGCGTCTACCAGAAAATGTTGGTGAATTTACGGTGCCAATCGGTTATGCCGAATGTGTGAAAGAGGGGCGGGATATCACGGTGGTATCCTATGGGTCAACTTTACGTGTTGTTGAAGAAGCGGCCGTGGAATTGGAACGTTTGGGGATATTCATCGAAATTATTGATGCACAAACATTGCAGCCTTTTGACAAAGGAAAACTTTGTGCCGAATCGCTTAAGAAAACAAATAAACTACTTATTGTGGATGAGGATGTGCCCGGTGGGGCTTCAGCTTTCATCTTACAAGAGATATTAGAGAAGCAAAATGGCTACTATCTATTGGATAGTCAGCCGAGAACACTGACTGCAAAAGCACATCGCCCGCCATATGGCTCCGATGGGGATTATTTCTCGAAGCCATCTTCTGATGATGTTGTCGAGACAGTGTATGCAATTATGCATGAAGCTAATCCAGAAAAATATCCATCTATGTTTTAA
- a CDS encoding DEAD/DEAH box helicase, with protein MNFSALKLDKILIANLEKQKLSSLTPIQEIAIPAILEGRDCLAIAPTGTGKTEAFAVPIIQRLRTKIIPDHLSVLILLPTRELCIQTKQRLSALIDGMELTIASFYGGGTYESQLDVYPKAQMVLATPGRLLDFIEQGIIDLKTIDILVIDEFDQLLDLGFTKEINKIISTLPAERQTIFSSATKTPEIEKIVRKRLNTPVEINLETTAKKDQIEESVLYVDKNDKKTLLRYLLENRIAQQVIVFTRTVHAVERIATDLDRNGISCSALYGDIAQQKREEIIAKFRQKEVRVLIATDLLARGVDFPNLEAIINYEIPDSDELYTHRIGRTGRSEAEGKAFTFCDAEDNEKWIKLQLSLKRQIKIDDQHPYLLSWEKMRSSSQNNQRKGGSKSRKRR; from the coding sequence TTGAATTTTTCAGCACTTAAACTCGATAAAATCCTTATCGCTAATCTTGAAAAACAAAAGCTTTCTTCGCTTACACCTATTCAAGAAATAGCTATCCCCGCCATTTTAGAAGGTAGAGACTGTTTGGCTATTGCCCCAACCGGCACGGGAAAAACGGAGGCTTTCGCCGTCCCTATTATTCAGCGCTTACGAACCAAGATTATCCCAGATCACTTATCGGTCCTTATACTCCTTCCTACACGCGAACTTTGTATACAGACCAAACAGCGCTTATCGGCGCTTATCGATGGAATGGAGTTGACTATCGCCAGCTTCTATGGTGGCGGAACTTATGAAAGTCAACTCGACGTTTATCCGAAAGCCCAGATGGTCCTTGCGACTCCAGGACGTTTGCTGGATTTTATTGAACAAGGCATTATCGATCTAAAAACGATAGATATCCTGGTGATCGATGAATTCGATCAATTGTTAGATCTCGGTTTCACGAAAGAAATCAATAAAATCATCAGCACATTGCCTGCTGAGAGACAAACCATTTTCAGTTCAGCTACGAAAACCCCTGAAATCGAAAAAATTGTTCGAAAAAGATTAAATACCCCTGTTGAGATCAACTTAGAAACAACAGCCAAAAAGGATCAAATAGAAGAATCTGTCCTCTATGTTGATAAAAATGATAAAAAGACCCTTCTGCGTTATCTCCTTGAAAACCGTATTGCACAGCAAGTAATCGTTTTCACGCGAACAGTTCATGCTGTCGAACGCATCGCAACAGATTTAGATCGAAATGGCATTTCTTGCTCGGCATTATATGGCGATATAGCACAGCAAAAACGAGAAGAGATTATTGCTAAATTCAGACAAAAAGAGGTACGTGTATTAATTGCGACGGACCTTTTGGCTCGAGGGGTAGATTTTCCGAACCTAGAAGCTATCATCAACTACGAAATTCCGGATTCCGACGAGCTCTATACGCATCGAATCGGTCGAACAGGTCGTTCGGAAGCAGAGGGAAAAGCATTTACCTTTTGCGATGCGGAGGACAATGAAAAGTGGATAAAATTACAGTTATCCTTAAAACGGCAAATTAAAATTGACGATCAACATCCTTATTTATTGAGCTGGGAGAAAATGCGTTCTAGCAGCCAAAACAATCAACGAAAAGGCGGTTCGAAATCAAGAAAACGTCGTTAA
- a CDS encoding NUDIX domain-containing protein, with product MFPFNVRVYGILINENQEVLISDERTENVSFTKFPGGGLEYGEGLLDALIREYQEECAFDIAVVKHIYTTDFYEKSSFNDSQIISIYYQVKNTSAIQIRTTTKAFDFDPDQKPEDNKLQSFRWVPIESVLTEDLTFKTDQIAWEEFLKTVK from the coding sequence ATGTTTCCATTTAACGTAAGAGTGTACGGAATATTGATCAATGAAAATCAAGAGGTATTGATCAGCGACGAAAGAACGGAAAATGTTTCATTTACCAAATTCCCTGGTGGGGGCTTAGAATACGGGGAAGGCTTATTGGATGCTTTGATCCGGGAGTATCAGGAAGAATGTGCTTTTGACATTGCTGTGGTTAAACATATTTACACCACAGACTTTTATGAGAAATCAAGTTTTAACGATAGCCAAATCATATCGATTTACTATCAGGTCAAGAATACCTCAGCTATTCAGATCAGAACGACTACCAAAGCCTTTGACTTCGATCCTGATCAGAAACCTGAAGATAACAAGCTTCAGTCTTTTCGATGGGTACCGATTGAATCGGTGTTAACGGAAGATTTGACCTTCAAAACAGATCAGATCGCCTGGGAAGAATTCTTAAAAACGGTCAAATAA
- a CDS encoding class I SAM-dependent methyltransferase yields MNKATLQEIETRFDNDVERFSNLETGQATTLDAVWNMELITDAIVSLYPDAQNILDIGCGAGNYDVKLLQKLESNPNVSLLDLSQPMLNRAKERVGKLTNGEIHLIKGDFRTAALEEDKFDVIIATSVLHHLRDDKDWENAFGKLFRLLRTGGSVWIFDLIEQNNEQLQKLIYREKYGEYLTSLKDEQYRDHVFDYIEHEDTPRSLIYQLNLLTQVGFKNVDVLHKNLCFASYMGFK; encoded by the coding sequence ATGAACAAAGCTACACTACAGGAGATTGAAACACGGTTTGACAATGATGTCGAACGGTTCTCAAATTTAGAAACCGGTCAAGCAACCACATTGGATGCGGTATGGAACATGGAGCTAATTACGGACGCCATTGTCAGTCTTTATCCAGACGCTCAAAATATATTGGATATTGGATGTGGGGCTGGCAATTACGACGTAAAACTATTGCAAAAATTGGAGTCTAATCCAAATGTTAGTCTGTTGGACTTGAGCCAGCCCATGTTAAATAGGGCAAAGGAACGCGTTGGAAAATTGACCAACGGAGAGATTCATTTGATTAAAGGCGACTTTCGTACGGCTGCTTTGGAAGAAGACAAATTTGACGTCATCATCGCAACATCCGTTTTACATCATCTTCGAGATGATAAAGATTGGGAAAATGCGTTTGGCAAGCTGTTCCGCTTATTGAGAACCGGGGGAAGTGTGTGGATTTTTGATTTGATTGAGCAAAATAATGAACAGCTTCAAAAATTAATTTATAGAGAAAAATATGGTGAATACTTAACTAGCCTGAAGGATGAACAGTACCGTGATCATGTTTTTGACTATATTGAACACGAAGATACACCAAGATCGCTGATTTATCAACTCAACTTATTGACACAAGTTGGCTTTAAAAATGTTGATGTTTTACATAAAAACCTTTGTTTTGCTTCTTATATGGGATTCAAATAG
- a CDS encoding LysR family transcriptional regulator yields the protein MSSIHTKKVSMEIRHLIYFKTVAEELHFGRAAERLFMSQPPLSRQIKDLEDELGVILFFRTNKRVELTEAGKYFLEEVVEILQNIEHSKTITKQIHNNISGEFKLGYISSTPKKMLATVLKQIQHKFPYLRVSLFETSTQKQKLALENGKLDLGIMRAPIYSNELLTTPLFEDPMVIVGHSQVEFNAINFFNESFISFNQKYASEYHRLVINTCNRMGFEPKIVHQSNSMSSILELVSQGLGLAVVPYSTIKQYPHLNLKIMKLEDMDSKTEVILVSNIKSKNSALGEFIACIQKEYIDFNAS from the coding sequence TTGTCATCAATTCATACCAAAAAAGTATCGATGGAAATCCGACATCTCATTTATTTCAAAACAGTAGCCGAAGAGCTTCATTTTGGCCGAGCAGCAGAACGCTTATTTATGTCCCAGCCCCCATTAAGCCGGCAGATTAAAGATCTAGAAGACGAATTGGGTGTTATTCTTTTCTTCCGGACCAACAAACGCGTCGAGCTAACTGAAGCAGGTAAATACTTTTTGGAGGAAGTGGTAGAGATTCTGCAGAACATAGAGCACAGCAAAACGATCACCAAACAGATTCACAACAATATCTCTGGAGAATTCAAACTGGGCTATATCAGTTCAACACCAAAAAAGATGCTTGCCACAGTATTGAAGCAAATTCAACACAAATTTCCATACTTACGGGTTAGTCTTTTTGAAACTTCGACACAGAAGCAAAAGCTGGCGTTGGAAAATGGAAAATTGGATCTAGGCATCATGCGCGCTCCAATTTATTCAAATGAATTGCTGACCACTCCTCTTTTCGAAGACCCTATGGTGATTGTAGGTCATTCACAGGTGGAATTTAATGCGATCAACTTTTTTAATGAAAGTTTCATTTCTTTCAATCAGAAATACGCCTCCGAATATCACCGGCTTGTTATTAATACCTGTAATCGCATGGGCTTCGAACCTAAGATTGTACACCAGAGCAATTCGATGTCTTCCATTCTTGAGTTGGTGTCACAAGGTTTGGGCCTGGCAGTCGTCCCCTATTCCACCATCAAACAATACCCGCATTTAAACCTAAAAATCATGAAGCTTGAGGATATGGATAGCAAAACAGAAGTGATCCTGGTCTCTAATATAAAAAGTAAAAACAGTGCATTAGGCGAATTTATAGCCTGTATCCAGAAAGAGTATATTGATTTCAATGCGTCCTAA
- a CDS encoding TonB-dependent receptor encodes MKRTFLGLVLSLGLVGAIHLDASAQSKGIHGRVKTKDGAPIESATVTIVSLGRSTSTSGDGSFHFSNLPDGTYTIRIKSIGNGVEERTIEVKNGKATAVNVALNISESQLEQVEVVGYNSHNSKTVNVGKAGIIDRDLPQSVQIINEQVIADQQVNRLSDALKNANGVAMGANRGGVNENFYARGYSLGGNNIFKNGARTNNGGSIEASTLESVEILKGSSALLYGGVSGGAVVNLVTKKPKFYYGGEASMRVGSYDFYKPTVDVYGPISNKVAFRVIGTYEKAGSFRDQVTSKRTYVNPSVLYKISDKTDLNFTFDYLKSDFTPDFGMGTVDGKLNNEVGRNTFMNVPFAFNRTNTSNGQINLNHKFNDSWNLNAIASYQTYDRDYYGSDRIQANKNGIAPRNLTRSKSNEFTANQQLNLTGTVKTGAIKHKILVGADADQSHSNAYAYKIDASKNVGGVYDSIYVFNPSQTAQHLASGNGLRTDMPQADLLTKTTTDIFRYGVFFQDLIEVTEQFKVLAGIRYTYQRTPNSEKYTYATNQSEEIINLDGQKNPIGAKVDKAWSPKFGLIYQPIRSSSVYVTYANNFTSNSGYDVNYQPMAPSIIDQYEAGVKNDFFSGRLSANVAWYRINNNRFAQQLLVLPNGTSNSDANMKEFSGKTASSGLEVDVTGTLLPGLNVIAGYSYNYMRYTETNPISSYTTIVDGKEKVTEISGNEENVRLVGTTAHTANGTVFYTIQNGTVKGLKLGFSAFYTGRRNAGWNNTKINVRDGLNRLISVSPFTTIDFSAGYAYKNWSILGKLSNITNAFNYYIHENYSVNPIPPRSFMATLAYKFEKR; translated from the coding sequence ATGAAAAGAACTTTTCTAGGACTTGTTTTAAGTCTAGGATTGGTAGGAGCAATTCATTTGGACGCATCGGCGCAAAGTAAGGGGATACATGGCCGTGTTAAAACCAAAGATGGTGCACCAATTGAATCGGCTACAGTAACCATAGTTTCTTTAGGCAGGTCTACTTCGACTTCAGGTGATGGAAGCTTCCATTTCTCTAATCTTCCGGATGGAACCTATACTATTCGGATCAAAAGTATCGGAAATGGAGTCGAGGAGCGTACTATAGAGGTTAAAAATGGAAAGGCGACGGCCGTGAATGTTGCTTTGAATATTTCTGAATCTCAATTGGAACAAGTGGAAGTCGTGGGCTACAACTCGCACAATAGCAAAACAGTGAATGTGGGTAAAGCAGGGATTATCGACCGGGATTTGCCGCAGAGTGTACAAATTATAAACGAACAGGTAATTGCGGATCAACAGGTTAATCGCCTGAGCGACGCGCTAAAAAATGCAAACGGTGTCGCGATGGGAGCGAACCGTGGTGGGGTCAACGAAAATTTTTACGCAAGGGGCTATAGCTTAGGCGGGAATAATATATTTAAGAATGGCGCGCGAACCAATAATGGAGGTTCGATTGAGGCGAGCACCTTAGAATCTGTCGAGATTTTAAAAGGAAGTTCTGCTTTGTTGTATGGCGGTGTGTCTGGTGGGGCCGTTGTAAACCTAGTGACGAAAAAGCCTAAATTTTATTATGGAGGCGAAGCGTCAATGCGTGTAGGAAGTTATGACTTTTATAAACCAACAGTAGATGTGTATGGTCCAATCTCCAATAAGGTTGCATTCCGGGTTATCGGAACTTATGAAAAAGCGGGTAGCTTTAGGGATCAGGTCACATCAAAACGTACATATGTAAATCCTTCTGTTTTATATAAAATATCCGATAAAACTGATCTCAACTTTACATTCGATTACTTAAAAAGTGATTTTACGCCGGACTTTGGAATGGGGACCGTGGATGGTAAGTTGAATAATGAAGTTGGAAGAAACACTTTTATGAATGTGCCTTTTGCTTTCAACAGAACAAATACCTCAAACGGGCAGATCAATTTGAACCATAAGTTTAATGATTCATGGAATTTAAACGCAATAGCAAGTTACCAAACCTACGATCGTGATTACTATGGATCAGATCGGATTCAAGCGAATAAAAATGGAATTGCTCCACGGAATTTAACCCGATCCAAATCAAATGAGTTTACAGCCAATCAGCAATTGAATCTAACAGGAACTGTAAAAACAGGGGCGATCAAGCATAAGATCTTGGTGGGAGCAGATGCCGATCAGTCGCATTCAAATGCGTATGCCTATAAAATTGATGCCTCTAAAAATGTGGGCGGTGTATACGATTCTATTTATGTCTTTAATCCCTCGCAAACTGCGCAGCATTTGGCTTCGGGAAATGGACTTCGGACAGATATGCCACAAGCGGATTTATTGACCAAAACAACGACGGATATCTTCCGTTATGGCGTATTTTTTCAGGACCTAATAGAAGTTACTGAACAATTTAAAGTGTTGGCTGGTATTCGCTACACGTATCAGCGTACACCGAATTCGGAGAAGTATACTTATGCGACGAATCAATCGGAAGAGATTATTAATCTAGATGGTCAAAAAAATCCGATTGGAGCAAAAGTGGATAAAGCATGGTCGCCTAAATTTGGATTGATCTATCAGCCGATCCGCTCATCAAGTGTCTATGTCACTTATGCGAATAACTTTACATCGAATTCGGGATATGATGTGAATTACCAACCGATGGCTCCCTCCATCATCGATCAGTATGAGGCCGGTGTGAAAAATGACTTTTTCAGCGGTAGGTTATCCGCAAATGTTGCTTGGTATAGAATTAACAACAATCGCTTTGCCCAACAGTTATTGGTGCTTCCGAATGGAACAAGCAATAGCGATGCAAATATGAAAGAATTTTCTGGAAAGACGGCTTCAAGCGGATTGGAAGTTGATGTTACTGGAACCTTACTTCCAGGACTGAATGTAATTGCAGGTTATTCCTACAATTATATGCGTTATACCGAAACTAATCCGATTTCAAGTTATACAACCATCGTTGATGGTAAGGAGAAAGTGACTGAAATTTCTGGAAACGAAGAAAATGTACGTCTGGTAGGAACCACAGCACATACGGCTAATGGAACCGTGTTTTATACCATTCAAAATGGGACAGTTAAGGGACTGAAATTAGGTTTTTCCGCATTTTATACAGGTCGACGTAATGCAGGTTGGAATAATACTAAGATCAATGTACGCGATGGTCTCAATCGTCTGATCTCCGTTAGTCCATTTACGACCATAGATTTCTCCGCTGGTTATGCTTATAAAAACTGGAGTATTTTGGGTAAATTATCCAATATTACCAACGCGTTTAATTATTATATCCATGAAAACTATAGTGTGAATCCGATTCCACCGCGTAGTTTTATGGCAACATTGGCTTATAAATTCGAGAAGAGGTAA